The following proteins are encoded in a genomic region of Brassica napus cultivar Da-Ae unplaced genomic scaffold, Da-Ae ScsIHWf_2297;HRSCAF=2963, whole genome shotgun sequence:
- the LOC125600550 gene encoding uncharacterized protein LOC125600550 translates to MRGVFVCIGVYMSFALQLPFSTRSLGEIKYKNPSRWFLRSSVFLNVYHLLIVNGKNGNEVLKWSPPPIGYFKCNIGIAWERPNAYSGAAWILRDHNGKTIMHSRRSFSGVQSQMEAELLGFKFAVESMISTHQCGVILESHYQLVREAMLFPQRYVLVHGLVDSIHMMLTDLDGWQCVHVVEERNKPASEIAQSVINENRLSSYIARGGPRWLQLRLCAEATST, encoded by the exons ATGCGCGGTGTGTTCGTCTGCATCGGAGTCTATATGTCATTTGCTCTTCAACTGCCCTTTAGCACAAGAAGTTTGGGAGagatcaaatataaaaatcccTCGAGGTGGTTTCTCAGAAGTTCGGTTTTCCTCAATGTTTACCACCTGTTGATCGTTAATGGGAAAAATGGTAATGAG GTTCTGAAGTGGTCTCCCCCACCTATTGGTTACTTCAAATGTAACATAGGTATTGCGTGGGAGAGACCAAATGCGTACAGTGGAGCTGCTTGGATTTTAAGGGATCACAATGGGAAGACTATCATGCATAGTCGTCGTTCATTCTCTGGGGTTCAGTCCCAGATGGAAGCAGAGTTACTGGGTTTTAAGTTTGCAGTGGAGAGCATGATTTCTACTCATCAGTGTGGAGTTATTCTGGAATCCCATTATCAGTTGGTTAGAGAGGCTATGTTATTCCCTCAGAGATACGTTTTGGTTCACGGGCTTGTAGACTCTATCCATATGATGTTAACGGATCTTGATGGTTGGCAATGTGTTCATGTGGTGGAGGAGCGGAACAAGCCAGCGTCTGAGATTGCGCAGAGTGTCATAAATGAGAATCGTCTCTCATCTTATATAGCACGTGGTGGCCCACGCTGGTTGCAGTTGCGTCTTTGTGCGGAGGCTACGTCAACGTGA